In Pseudomonas deceptionensis, a single window of DNA contains:
- a CDS encoding cupin domain-containing protein, protein MSKPDAVEPATVHNAMNPDETPELRQLYADFEAGHMMPLWTQIGNLMPKHPMPRAVPHIWKWSDLYPLAKRSGDLVPVGRGGERRAIGLGNPGLEGRPYISPTLWCAIQYLGPRETAPEHRHAQNAFRFVIEGEGVWTVVNGDPVRMSRGDLLLTPGWNFHGHQNVTDKPMAWIDGLDIPFSYQNDVGFFEFGSEKLTDITTPQYSRGERLWCHPGLRPLSGLANTVSSPIGAYRWEHTDRALAEQLKLEEEGYPGVLEKGHAAVRFVNPTTGGDIMSTLRAEFHRLRAGAVSAERREVGSRVFQVFEGKGCVVLDGVSRILEKGDLFVIPSWISWSLQAESQFDLFSFSDAPIMERLNFDRTMINGQLS, encoded by the coding sequence ATGTCCAAACCTGACGCAGTTGAGCCGGCCACCGTTCACAACGCCATGAACCCAGATGAGACCCCGGAGTTGCGCCAACTCTATGCCGATTTCGAAGCGGGACACATGATGCCGTTGTGGACGCAGATCGGTAACCTGATGCCCAAACATCCCATGCCGCGCGCCGTACCACATATCTGGAAATGGTCCGATCTGTATCCCTTGGCCAAGCGCTCCGGTGATCTGGTGCCGGTCGGTCGTGGCGGTGAGCGCCGGGCCATTGGCCTTGGCAATCCGGGTCTCGAGGGTCGCCCCTACATCAGCCCGACCTTGTGGTGTGCCATCCAGTACTTGGGCCCGCGGGAAACAGCCCCCGAACATCGCCACGCGCAGAATGCATTCCGCTTCGTGATCGAAGGTGAGGGTGTCTGGACCGTGGTCAATGGCGACCCGGTACGCATGAGCCGTGGCGACTTGTTGTTGACGCCGGGCTGGAACTTTCACGGCCATCAGAATGTGACCGACAAACCCATGGCCTGGATAGACGGCTTGGACATCCCGTTCTCTTACCAGAACGATGTCGGTTTCTTTGAATTTGGCTCGGAAAAGCTTACCGATATCACCACGCCGCAATACTCGCGAGGCGAACGCCTGTGGTGTCATCCGGGCCTGCGACCGTTGTCCGGCCTTGCGAACACCGTCAGCTCGCCCATTGGAGCCTATCGTTGGGAGCACACTGATCGCGCCCTCGCTGAGCAATTGAAACTTGAAGAGGAGGGCTATCCCGGTGTCCTGGAAAAAGGTCATGCGGCAGTGCGCTTCGTCAACCCGACCACCGGGGGCGACATCATGTCCACCCTACGCGCCGAGTTTCATCGTCTGCGCGCTGGCGCGGTGTCAGCAGAGCGTCGAGAAGTGGGCTCGCGGGTCTTTCAGGTTTTCGAGGGCAAGGGGTGTGTCGTACTGGATGGTGTAAGCCGCATCCTGGAAAAAGGTGACCTGTTCGTCATTCCATCCTGGATCAGTTGGTCGCTGCAGGCTGAAAGCCAATTCGACCTGTTCAGCTTTTCGGACGCACCAATCATGGAGCGACTGAATTTTGACCGCACGATGATCAACGGCCAATTGAGCTGA
- a CDS encoding AAA family ATPase, which produces MQRIVILGNAGSGKSTLARAIGKRLNLPVVHLDTLFWEPGWVEPEAEQFRSRVSEAITADAWVCEGNYARRTFDLRLPRADLVIWLDTPRLTCFTRVLKRHVMNRTRPDMAAGCANKLDREFLSFVWNFDRGYRPGIEAARLAIGPQVPTVHLRRTRQVAAFVESLAVRPETGLQASS; this is translated from the coding sequence ATGCAACGGATTGTAATTCTGGGCAATGCCGGTAGCGGCAAATCCACCCTCGCCCGGGCCATCGGCAAACGCCTGAACCTGCCCGTGGTGCACCTGGACACCCTATTCTGGGAGCCCGGCTGGGTCGAGCCCGAGGCGGAGCAATTTCGCTCGAGGGTCAGCGAAGCAATCACGGCGGATGCCTGGGTGTGTGAAGGCAACTATGCCCGCCGCACCTTCGACCTTCGCCTGCCACGTGCCGACCTGGTTATCTGGCTCGATACGCCCCGGCTCACCTGCTTCACCCGGGTGCTCAAGCGCCACGTAATGAACCGCACTCGCCCGGATATGGCGGCGGGCTGTGCAAACAAGCTCGACCGGGAGTTCCTGAGCTTCGTGTGGAACTTCGACCGCGGCTATCGCCCCGGCATCGAAGCAGCACGCCTGGCCATAGGCCCGCAGGTACCGACAGTGCACCTGCGGCGCACCCGGCAGGTTGCTGCATTTGTCGAAAGTTTGGCTGTACGGCCTGAAACTGGCCTTCAGGCCAGCTCGTGA
- a CDS encoding GNAT family N-acetyltransferase, with protein MDIRLAQEQDWMLLKQVRLAALLDAPTAFGVSYQAAADYTDAQWMQRAASETGTRFWLAIKDGLPLGMIGAGVSGANRFNLIGMWVAPALRGSGVASRLVGAVKSCALEQGYEQVYLDVAPDNARAASFYLKQGFNFVDEWEPLQSHPHIMVQTMLWAARR; from the coding sequence ATGGATATCAGACTCGCTCAAGAACAGGACTGGATGCTGTTGAAGCAGGTCCGCCTGGCTGCGCTGCTGGACGCGCCGACAGCGTTTGGTGTCAGTTACCAAGCGGCCGCTGACTACACGGACGCGCAATGGATGCAGCGCGCTGCGTCAGAGACAGGGACCCGGTTCTGGCTGGCCATCAAGGACGGTCTGCCGCTGGGCATGATCGGTGCCGGGGTGAGCGGGGCTAATCGATTCAACTTGATCGGCATGTGGGTTGCCCCGGCCTTGCGAGGCTCTGGCGTGGCCAGCCGACTGGTGGGCGCGGTGAAGTCCTGTGCGTTGGAGCAAGGCTACGAGCAGGTATATCTGGACGTAGCCCCGGACAACGCGCGGGCCGCCAGCTTCTATCTGAAGCAGGGCTTCAACTTCGTGGATGAGTGGGAACCTTTGCAAAGCCATCCCCACATCATGGTCCAGACAATGCTCTGGGCTGCACGCCGTTAA
- a CDS encoding helix-turn-helix domain-containing protein has protein sequence MNKQEEIAALAILIHDLRKHKKYTLKELADKIGRSVGFLSQVERGLSQPTVADLTAISETLDVPTTYFYNLPKPKQLPWVTRPDERRTLYFANGITDILVSPKIRASFSMLESLLEAGASSGDRHMTDSSEQGGYVLEGQLTLWLGDDDEPVTLSAGDSFQFDSHTRCRYANQTEQLTRVLWVYT, from the coding sequence ATGAACAAGCAAGAAGAAATCGCCGCCCTGGCGATCCTTATTCACGACCTGCGCAAGCACAAGAAATACACCTTGAAAGAGCTGGCCGACAAAATCGGCCGCTCGGTGGGGTTTCTGTCCCAGGTTGAGCGTGGCCTGTCACAGCCTACCGTGGCTGATTTGACGGCCATCAGCGAAACCCTGGATGTGCCGACCACCTACTTCTACAACCTGCCCAAACCCAAACAGTTGCCCTGGGTGACGCGCCCGGACGAGCGCCGCACGTTGTACTTCGCCAACGGGATTACCGACATTCTGGTATCGCCGAAAATCCGGGCTTCGTTCTCCATGCTCGAAAGCCTGCTGGAGGCGGGTGCCAGCAGTGGCGACCGGCACATGACCGATAGCTCGGAGCAGGGCGGGTATGTGCTCGAAGGCCAATTGACGCTGTGGCTGGGTGACGACGATGAGCCGGTCACTTTGAGCGCCGGGGACAGTTTCCAGTTTGACAGCCACACCCGCTGCCGTTACGCCAACCAGACAGAGCAGCTCACGCGAGTGCTCTGGGTCTACACCTGA